A single region of the Glycine max cultivar Williams 82 chromosome 20, Glycine_max_v4.0, whole genome shotgun sequence genome encodes:
- the LOC100805440 gene encoding uncharacterized protein, with amino-acid sequence MGSSKLLGTMAMLFVVLLPMAAKGDNITDFLDKVCEEVECGKGSCVVNTSYPLNFVCECDSGWKRTQDDDDKYAASFLPCVIPECSLNYGCQPAPPPVPEKSFPHNFSAFDTCYWAYCGEGTCTKNRTHTHRCECQPNYYNLLNISVFPCYSECTLGSDCSRLGIKVANSSTDSGSQDSSASIFTGKFHWIVMLLMSTGMVM; translated from the exons ATGGGTTCCTCCAAGTTATTGGGTACTATGGCCATGCTTTTCGTTGTGCTGCTACCCATGGCTGCCAAAGGGGATAATATTACTGATTTCCTTG ATAAGGTTTGTGAAGAAGTGGAATGTGGGAAGGGAAGCTGCGTAGTAAACACAAGTTACCCATTAAACTTCGTTTGTGAATGCGATTCTGGCTGGAAGCGAACCCAAGATGACGATGATAAATATGCCGCTAGCTTTCTTCCATGTGTCATTCCCGAAT GTAGCTTGAACTATGGTTGTCAGCCAGCACCACCGCCAGTTCCAGAGAAGAGTTTTCCACATAACTTCTCAGCTTTTGATA cTTGCTACTGGGCGTACTGTGGGGAAGGTACATGCACCAAGAACAGGACACATACACACAGATGCGAATGTCAACCCAATTACTATAATCTTCTCAACATCTCAGTTTTTCCTTGTTACAGTGAAT GTACTCTTGGATCTGATTGTTCGAGACTCGGAATAAAAGTTGCAAATTCATCCACTGATAGTGGCAGTCAAG ATAGCTCAGCCTCAATCTTCACAGGAAAGTTCCATTGGATCGTTATGTTGTTGATGTCCACGGGTATGGTTATGTAG